TGCGCTGCCTCGATGGTCGCTCGCGTCCCGTCGGGGCTCGGCTCCACGGTCCGGCCCGGCGTGAGGGTCATCACCAGCGAGAGTGCGCCGCTCGCGCAGCTCGCGGGCGGGCTCGCGATGTCGAAGCCCTGCTCCACGCCGAGTGGCCCGTTGACGTACCACTCGGAGAGGTTCGGTCGCTCCACGCGTGCTTCATTGCCGCCGCCCGCGGTGACGCGCCCCGGCTCGACGGCCACCTCCGCGCCCTGGCATCCCCAGCGCCCGAGCCCCAGGCGCAGCGCCCCCGCGGGCCCTCCGCTCAAGCCGAGCCCGGTGCCATCGACGGTGACCTCCTGGTCGAGGACCGCGTTGCGCCCACTCAGCCCCTGGCCTCGCTTCACGAGCGCGAACGACGGATGCGCGTCGCGCTGACGGGCCTCGACGTAGGCCCGCCGCAGCTCGGGTGGCATCGCGGGAGCGGGTTCACGCGTGGCGGTGGAGGCTCGGGCGGAGGGTGGCTCGTCCCCTTCAGGGCGGCATCCTCCCTGGGAACCCGCGAGGCTCGTGACCGACGAGAGCGCGCACAAAGCCAGCACGCTTCGCCAACGGCGAAATCGTTGTCGTGTATTCATGGCTGGAGGGACTACGGCGTGAGACGTACTGCCATGGCGCCCGACGGGGCGCCGGGAGAAGGGGCTATCTCGCTCCGACGCCTGGCGGCGGCGCTTCGAGCAGCGGTGTCAACGTGAGGCTCGGCAGCCGCGGGTCGTCCTGGCCATCCCAGACGCGCGCCTCGACCGACTCGAGGATGGAGGTCGCCCAGTCGTTCCCGCTCGCGGTCAGGGCGAGCTCGAACGTGGGGTAGGAGAGCCAGAGCTCGTACGCGGTGGCGTTCTTCAGGGTGTTTTCGCGGACGCGAACCGAGCCGGCCGCGAAGGACAGGGCGGAGGAGCTCCCGCCGGGCGGCCCGCGATTGTCCTCGACGCGATTGAGCTCGAAGACCACCGTGCCTCCGGTGACGCTGATCGCGGTGCCAGTCTCCGCGCTCTCCGGCGCGCCCGCGTTCCGGAAGTTCTCGAGCAGGTCGTTGTGCTGGATGACGGGACTGCCGCTCAGGACGCGGATGGCGGAGTTGCTGTTGCGCAGCAGTCGGTTGTCCTCGATGAGCGCCGGGCGCTCGTCGTCCGCGCATCGACCCGACGCGTTCGCGTGGAGCAGCAGGCCGATGATGTTGTCCTGGATGACATTCCCGAGGATTCGGGTGTCACACGCGTACACGAACAACCCATGCCGGCTCGTGTTCTGCTCGATGCGGTTGCCGCGCACCACCGAGCGCGACTGTTCGAGCAGCAGCGCGGCCGTGCCCTCGCCGTTGTGGTGGAAGTAGCTGTCCGTCACGAGTGGCGAGCTGCGCTCGATCTCCACCCCCGCGCCGCTGTGGCGGACCTCGACGTGCTCGAGCACGCTGCCGGACAGATAGTTGCCGGAGGCATCGAGCACGGCGTCGATGCTGGAGTCCGCGAACGACACCCCTCGCCAGCTTCCGGGGCCCGCGTCCGGCGCCTCGGCGCCGAAGAGGATGGGGGCAGCCTCCGTGCCTCGGGCGACGAGCTGCTCCCGGACGAACAGCTGATGCGGTCCCCGGAAGAGGACCTCCACGCCAGGCGCGATGGTGAGGGAGCCGCCCTCGGGGATGAAGAGGTCGCCGGTGACGACGTAGGGGCTGCCTTCCTTGGTCCAATGGGTGTCCGGCGGCAACGAACCGGAGACCTGGGTCTCCGGCCCGACCAGCACCTGGACGGAGATGGGCTGGGGCAGCGCATGGCCCAGCGCGTCCCGGAACGTGACATGGACCTGGACGGGACTGCCTTCCGGCAGCGTCCAGGCGCGAGTGCTGACGAAGGGCTCCCACGTCGCATCCGCGAGCAGCGGGTCGTGGCCCACCTTCATCTCCGTCACCTCGGAGTCCGCGTCCACGGCGGACAGCGTGAGGACGACGTCGCGAGACGAGACCCGCTTCCTGCCGCCGTTGACGAGCACCCGCGCGTCGTGTGGCGGCTGCGTGTCCACGATGACGGAGGCCGAAACCGTGAGGCCCTCCCGACCGCCCTCCCGCCGGAAGCGCGCGAACAGCGTATGGGGCTCGTCCGCGGTGAACGTCCAGGAGACGGCCGAGGTCATCGGCGTCCACGAGGCGTCCGTGAACTCGGGTTGCTCCGAGAGCAGGTAGTGCGTGGCCCCCTCGAACCCGTGGAGCGAGACGCCCACGGTGCGCGAGCCCACGGCCTTCGCGCCGTCCTCGATGCGTCTCTGGCCGTGGGACGGGACCTCGGCGCGCAGCGTCTGGACGGGCAGCGTCACGTGCTGGCCCGGTTCGACCCGGACCGCCTCCACTTCGGCGGGTTCGTAGCCGGGCGACTCGAAGCGCACCGCCGGCGCGGTGGACGTCGACGAGCCGTGTCCCCGCGGCGTCCTCGATGGACAGGCGCAGCGCGAGCGGGCCGGGAGGGAGGACCAGCACGGGCCCCGACGGTGGCCGTGCACGCAAGGGGCGCCTGGGGTCCTGCGCGGGGGGAGAGGGTGTGGAGCCTCAGCCGGGACGGGGCGTTCTCCAGCCCCGCCATGGCCGCGGCCACGAAGGACTGGAGCTCGCTGTACTCGACGCGCTCGTCCCCGTTGATGTCCGCGCCTCCGAGCAGCGCCGAGCGCGCCAGGTGGCTGAAGACACCCGCGCGCCAGCGAGACCACTCGTGGGTCTGGCCCGTGTCACTCTCGGCGAAGGCCACGCCGACATGGGGGCGGCGTTGGAGCTCCTTCTTCTCGAGGAGCCCCTGCAACCTGCGCAGGGCCTTGGCGTCCGCCTCCCCTCGGCTGCCCACCACCCCCGAGGCATGGCAGGGGTCGACGAGCAGGTGGATGAAGTCCGCGTCGAGCGCGTCGATGACCTCCGAATACAGGGCGGCCTGGTCCAGCTCCCCGTCCACCAGGGGGAGGAAGGCGCACCCGTCATCGCCGATGTCGCCATGCCCCACGTAGA
The sequence above is a segment of the Myxococcus stipitatus genome. Coding sequences within it:
- a CDS encoding right-handed parallel beta-helix repeat-containing protein — translated: MTLPVQTLRAEVPSHGQRRIEDGAKAVGSRTVGVSLHGFEGATHYLLSEQPEFTDASWTPMTSAVSWTFTADEPHTLFARFRREGGREGLTVSASVIVDTQPPHDARVLVNGGRKRVSSRDVVLTLSAVDADSEVTEMKVGHDPLLADATWEPFVSTRAWTLPEGSPVQVHVTFRDALGHALPQPISVQVLVGPETQVSGSLPPDTHWTKEGSPYVVTGDLFIPEGGSLTIAPGVEVLFRGPHQLFVREQLVARGTEAAPILFGAEAPDAGPGSWRGVSFADSSIDAVLDASGNYLSGSVLEHVEVRHSGAGVEIERSSPLVTDSYFHHNGEGTAALLLEQSRSVVRGNRIEQNTSRHGLFVYACDTRILGNVIQDNIIGLLLHANASGRCADDERPALIEDNRLLRNSNSAIRVLSGSPVIQHNDLLENFRNAGAPESAETGTAISVTGGTVVFELNRVEDNRGPPGGSSSALSFAAGSVRVRENTLKNATAYELWLSYPTFELALTASGNDWATSILESVEARVWDGQDDPRLPSLTLTPLLEAPPPGVGAR